The following are encoded in a window of Candidatus Nitrosotalea sinensis genomic DNA:
- a CDS encoding GRP family sugar transporter, with amino-acid sequence MNSSGLISSIGSAICWGTFFVPVKKVKVADICQLQGSTGIGALLFAIPISFFWGFEILPSGLIGGAIWTAGNILALYSVRLIGLSKTSPLLAGFSILVSFLWGILFFGEKFNHMPLAIGAIGLLLAGLPFVTGATKTSAVQKRGYVIAIISGIVGGSYVIPMQMTHTLQSGFFSSSLSIFAISIPLLFISRKWIRKDIIAGIASGSLFNAGSLFVLIAITSVGITVAYPISQTATLFAVSWGILYFKEIANKQNIFRVITGSVMILSGAALLSIA; translated from the coding sequence TTGAATTCGTCTGGATTAATTTCATCTATTGGTTCAGCTATTTGTTGGGGTACTTTTTTTGTGCCTGTAAAAAAAGTCAAGGTTGCAGACATTTGTCAACTTCAAGGGTCTACAGGAATTGGTGCTCTTCTTTTTGCAATACCGATTAGTTTTTTCTGGGGATTTGAGATTTTACCTAGTGGTCTTATTGGTGGGGCGATATGGACTGCAGGAAACATACTTGCACTTTATTCAGTAAGACTGATAGGACTTTCAAAGACATCACCATTACTTGCAGGATTTAGTATCCTAGTTTCATTTCTCTGGGGGATATTGTTTTTTGGAGAAAAATTTAATCACATGCCCCTAGCAATAGGCGCAATAGGGTTACTGTTAGCCGGTTTACCATTTGTAACAGGTGCAACAAAGACTTCGGCCGTGCAAAAAAGAGGATACGTGATTGCTATAATATCAGGAATTGTGGGAGGTTCATATGTTATACCGATGCAAATGACCCACACATTACAATCTGGATTTTTTTCATCAAGTTTGTCTATTTTTGCAATTAGTATACCACTCTTGTTTATTTCACGAAAATGGATCAGAAAAGATATTATCGCAGGAATAGCTTCAGGAAGTTTGTTTAACGCAGGAAGTTTGTTTGTCTTAATTGCCATCACATCAGTAGGGATTACAGTAGCATATCCAATTTCCCAAACAGCTACGCTCTTTGCAGTATCATGGGGAATTTTATATTTTAAAGAGATAGCCAACAAGCAGAACATATTTAGAGTAATTACTGGATCTGTCATGATTTTATCAGGAGCTGCGTTATTGTCTATAGCCTAG
- a CDS encoding 7-cyano-7-deazaguanine synthase, whose product MKAVIVFSGGLDSVCTAAYMKKYELYGITFSYGQKANNEIKIAQKFSKLLEFKEHKVVDISFMKGLYGNTNALTDSKITIPSEFDYSIVAPIRNAIFLSIASAWAFAREAEIVAYGAHTGDMRYPDCRPTFAKLLTKALNQGEIDGINLNLRKRIRIWSPFMDNLSKSDLLRKGYKELGQYIFKSWSCYGGNKIHCGTCESCNNRRLAFYKSKIADKTKYLKI is encoded by the coding sequence TTGAAAGCAGTTATTGTGTTTAGTGGCGGCTTGGATTCTGTATGTACTGCTGCCTATATGAAAAAATATGAGTTGTATGGAATAACTTTTTCATACGGCCAAAAAGCAAACAACGAAATAAAGATTGCACAAAAATTTTCAAAATTACTAGAATTCAAGGAACATAAAGTTGTAGACATTAGTTTCATGAAAGGACTGTATGGAAATACAAATGCATTGACAGATTCTAAAATAACAATTCCTTCGGAATTTGATTATTCAATAGTTGCTCCAATAAGAAATGCTATTTTTCTCAGCATAGCATCAGCATGGGCATTTGCAAGAGAAGCTGAGATTGTTGCATATGGAGCACATACAGGAGACATGAGATATCCTGATTGCAGGCCAACATTTGCAAAATTATTGACAAAGGCCTTGAATCAAGGCGAAATTGACGGAATAAATCTGAATTTAAGAAAGAGGATAAGAATTTGGAGTCCGTTTATGGATAATCTTTCAAAGAGTGATCTTTTAAGGAAAGGTTACAAAGAATTAGGTCAGTATATTTTCAAAAGTTGGAGTTGTTATGGTGGTAACAAAATTCATTGCGGAACATGTGAATCATGCAATAATAGAAGATTAGCATTTTACAAATCAAAGATAGCGGATAAAACGAAATATCTGAAAATCTAG
- the folE gene encoding GTP cyclohydrolase I FolE, which translates to MNKERIKRLIREIIAEIGEDPTREGLVDTPSRIADMYEEIFKGYEGESELSVKFSEDSDIVIAKDIQFYSMCEHHMLPFYGKISIAYSPDGKVFGISKLVRLVEKYSARLQIQERITKNIADELYSEGVKGVIVIAEGEHLCMKMRGVRNDAIVTTIASRGAYDKKEARSDVLNLIYSGKSKPTIS; encoded by the coding sequence ATGAATAAAGAAAGAATAAAACGATTAATTCGTGAAATAATTGCAGAGATAGGAGAAGATCCAACAAGGGAGGGCCTTGTTGACACTCCTAGCAGAATAGCAGACATGTATGAGGAAATCTTCAAGGGATATGAAGGAGAATCAGAATTATCTGTCAAATTTTCTGAAGACTCTGATATAGTAATTGCAAAAGATATTCAATTCTATTCTATGTGTGAACACCATATGTTGCCGTTCTATGGTAAAATTAGCATAGCATATTCACCAGACGGCAAAGTATTTGGTATCTCAAAACTGGTTCGCCTAGTTGAAAAATATTCTGCTAGACTGCAGATACAAGAAAGAATCACAAAGAATATCGCTGACGAACTATATTCTGAAGGAGTAAAAGGAGTAATTGTTATTGCAGAAGGAGAACATCTTTGTATGAAAATGCGTGGGGTACGAAATGATGCAATAGTTACAACAATAGCATCACGAGGAGCATATGATAAAAAAGAAGCAAGATCAGATGTTCTTAATCTGATATATAGTGGAAAATCAAAACCAACCATTAGTTAA
- a CDS encoding 7-carboxy-7-deazaguanine synthase QueE, producing MNIRLYEIFTSVEGEGILYGTKTLFVRLSGCPFKCFYCDTKDALPMNSGNEYSITEAKNLIKKNLQKNTYKVNFTGGDPLAQSKALAELAKFVQNKKIPTYLESSCYDSKKFTDVLPYIDFIKIEFKTPDSGFVDLKHYSKLLENELECLRLAKKSKKTTYIKVVVSSKTQLKPFKKLLGQIFKIISKTDLAGFIIQPTYGISEPSLEQLFSFYDSVYPYYDQVRIVPQLHKFIGAP from the coding sequence TTGAACATAAGACTTTATGAAATATTCACTTCTGTAGAGGGTGAAGGAATTTTGTATGGGACAAAGACGCTCTTTGTCAGGTTATCTGGGTGCCCGTTCAAATGCTTTTACTGTGATACAAAGGATGCTCTCCCAATGAATTCTGGAAATGAATATTCTATTACTGAAGCGAAAAATCTGATAAAAAAGAACTTGCAAAAAAATACATACAAAGTTAATTTTACTGGAGGTGATCCACTAGCACAATCAAAAGCCTTGGCAGAATTGGCAAAATTTGTTCAGAATAAAAAAATTCCAACTTATTTGGAATCATCTTGTTACGATTCTAAAAAATTCACCGATGTTCTACCTTACATAGATTTTATAAAAATTGAATTTAAAACTCCAGATTCCGGATTTGTTGATTTAAAACATTATTCTAAACTCTTAGAAAATGAACTTGAATGTTTAAGACTTGCAAAAAAATCCAAGAAAACTACGTATATCAAAGTAGTAGTAAGCTCAAAAACTCAGCTGAAACCATTTAAAAAATTGCTTGGACAAATATTCAAAATTATATCAAAGACAGATCTTGCAGGATTTATAATACAGCCTACGTATGGTATATCTGAGCCTAGTTTGGAACAATTATTCAGCTTTTATGATTCAGTTTATCCGTATTATGATCAAGTTAGAATAGTACCACAACTACACAAATTCATAGGTGCACCATGA
- a CDS encoding 6-bladed beta-propeller → MKNLVFLVTLGVIVFFTFQNANAITMTAVPEKQEFGANEWIKVYLSIQGYNGGQINWVAHRPDNSIISGVVTDQFKPQKIVHQIIRDANDNQFGSWTIDYKYAGVNQTVHFNVKPLGLTVITDKITYYEPDTMNINITSSYFEPYAKFAHFYLLNFYDQDGNDALGTPEIEITADKPSILYHFPMLKFAKFNPPGLYTLKVRYFNSTTTVPFLLGDIHKLMELSVKNSDTLYPGSDITFELLMSRVTDSTGTIKITDPLGNTTSTQFSPQSVHYTISLKNLSKIIGDYKFEINYAGITKTGTFRVIQNPLQLPNIQVEIIPNKLNYKPGEIANFKIHVSNVTTNSISTWVTSPDGISSSPVELPMNTTEIIIPHKISQYDTSGQWRLYVNYDGIEKYSIFSVIGAAIDDGKILSAIQYNIPYFVSEINSTTFQFPNNIAIDKNDNIYVIDSGNSEIKKFSSKGNLLLSWGEMGSSNGQFRNPSSIFVNEKYAYVTDTGNSRILMFNKTGGFVYSWGSYGTGPSMFKAPAAINSNHKKELFAGDLEQGIIQIFDDKGTYKDHIVSSLTDGASFTGIKSIAFDSQDNLYAITTDNRILKYSSIGEFVNFYGSSGNEEGRFNNPTAIAIDSKNNIFVADTGNHRIQKFDSDGNFLVSWGTEGTGQGQFEQPVGLAIDSSDNIYVVDKKNNNIQKFALYGQTNKNNQPSWIKNTSVWWSEGAMDKKEFSLVVKYMINQGVLKIPSLSQDNNAKIPNWLKGNIRQWSSGQIDDNTFWQSIQYLISTGIVKV, encoded by the coding sequence ATGAAAAACCTAGTTTTTCTGGTCACATTGGGAGTCATAGTATTTTTCACATTTCAAAATGCTAATGCCATAACAATGACTGCAGTTCCTGAAAAGCAAGAATTTGGTGCAAATGAGTGGATAAAGGTTTACTTGTCAATTCAAGGATATAATGGTGGACAGATAAACTGGGTAGCACATAGACCGGACAATTCTATAATATCAGGAGTTGTTACAGATCAATTCAAACCACAAAAAATAGTACATCAAATAATACGTGATGCTAATGATAACCAGTTTGGTTCATGGACAATTGATTACAAATATGCGGGAGTTAATCAAACGGTCCATTTTAATGTCAAACCCCTTGGTTTGACTGTAATTACAGACAAGATAACTTACTATGAACCTGATACTATGAATATTAACATCACTTCATCTTACTTTGAGCCGTATGCCAAGTTCGCACACTTTTATTTATTGAATTTTTATGATCAAGATGGAAATGATGCACTAGGAACACCTGAAATTGAGATAACTGCAGACAAACCAAGTATACTATATCATTTTCCAATGCTAAAATTTGCAAAATTTAATCCACCGGGATTATACACATTGAAAGTTCGCTACTTTAATTCCACTACAACAGTACCTTTTCTTTTAGGAGACATACACAAATTGATGGAATTATCAGTTAAGAATTCAGACACTTTGTATCCAGGAAGCGATATTACATTTGAATTACTAATGAGCAGAGTAACAGATTCAACAGGAACAATAAAAATAACAGATCCTCTAGGAAACACAACTAGTACTCAATTTTCTCCTCAATCCGTACATTATACCATATCTCTCAAGAATTTATCTAAAATAATTGGAGACTACAAATTTGAGATCAATTATGCAGGAATAACAAAGACCGGAACATTTAGAGTGATTCAGAATCCGCTTCAGCTGCCAAACATACAAGTTGAGATTATACCAAACAAATTAAATTACAAACCAGGAGAGATTGCTAATTTCAAGATACACGTATCAAATGTTACTACAAATTCTATAAGTACATGGGTTACATCTCCAGATGGCATATCTAGCTCCCCAGTAGAATTGCCAATGAATACAACTGAAATTATTATACCGCATAAAATTTCACAATATGACACCAGTGGCCAGTGGCGTTTGTATGTAAATTATGATGGAATTGAAAAATATTCCATATTTTCCGTTATTGGTGCTGCAATTGATGATGGAAAAATTTTGAGTGCAATACAGTACAATATTCCTTACTTTGTTTCTGAAATTAATTCTACAACATTCCAGTTTCCAAACAATATTGCTATTGATAAGAATGACAATATCTATGTGATAGATTCTGGAAATTCAGAGATAAAAAAATTCAGCTCAAAAGGTAACTTGCTTCTTTCATGGGGTGAGATGGGCTCATCAAATGGTCAATTTAGGAATCCATCAAGCATTTTTGTCAATGAGAAATATGCGTATGTAACAGATACAGGTAATTCTAGAATACTTATGTTTAACAAAACTGGAGGTTTTGTATACTCCTGGGGATCATATGGTACTGGTCCTAGTATGTTTAAAGCGCCAGCAGCTATAAACTCCAATCACAAGAAGGAGCTTTTTGCAGGAGACCTAGAACAAGGGATTATTCAGATATTTGATGACAAAGGAACTTACAAAGATCATATAGTTTCATCACTGACAGATGGAGCATCTTTTACTGGTATCAAATCCATAGCATTTGATTCACAAGATAATTTGTATGCAATAACTACAGATAACAGAATTTTGAAATATTCAAGCATTGGGGAATTTGTAAACTTTTATGGTTCTAGTGGAAACGAGGAAGGAAGATTCAACAATCCAACTGCAATAGCAATAGATTCTAAAAATAACATTTTTGTTGCAGATACTGGGAATCATAGAATTCAGAAATTTGATTCTGATGGGAATTTCCTTGTAAGTTGGGGTACAGAAGGTACTGGACAAGGTCAATTTGAACAACCTGTAGGTCTTGCAATTGATAGTAGTGATAACATCTATGTCGTAGATAAGAAAAACAACAACATACAAAAATTTGCATTATACGGACAGACAAATAAGAACAATCAGCCCAGTTGGATAAAAAATACATCTGTTTGGTGGTCTGAAGGAGCCATGGATAAGAAAGAATTCTCATTAGTTGTAAAATACATGATAAACCAAGGTGTTCTTAAGATCCCATCTCTAAGTCAAGACAACAATGCAAAAATTCCAAATTGGTTAAAAGGAAATATCAGACAGTGGTCATCAGGCCAGATTGATGATAATACTTTTTGGCAAAGTATCCAATATTTAATATCAACTGGAATTGTAAAAGTTTAG
- a CDS encoding helix-turn-helix transcriptional regulator gives MYSKYQLVEVQDVLLSEGMIFVRINCILTTMVRAPVIAACFLFLALSTFVQYAIGNPKVLDFTTYADGTTHVFYQTDVDPQSPDFTFNLYGTNIDNLVVQDENGTLLSSKINANTVTVATLGSSTIKVDYDTPDLISKNGKTWTFHVNSETDYSILLPKNTVIVGMSASPLNMQIVDGQSLISLPSGSSDINYIFGVLGTSQTATLAIQKAQDFISTVNAAGIQTPLALAKLNESRADFNQGKYSDAESIANLAKNLAIQEQQTANSIHDTKSADTLPTLPLIIGGVIGVGVIGFVVMKKSRSGKNIMLKETQGDDTMPEKETIYRLKPELRQDDKEIIAFISEKGGQVYESELRKKFLMPRTTMWRAVKRLEREDVVEIEKVDQQNLIKLRKMEDQK, from the coding sequence ATGTATTCCAAGTACCAATTGGTTGAGGTACAGGATGTGTTACTATCTGAAGGAATGATTTTTGTAAGGATTAATTGTATTCTCACAACAATGGTGAGAGCTCCAGTTATAGCAGCATGCTTTCTTTTCCTTGCTCTTTCGACATTTGTGCAATATGCAATAGGCAACCCCAAGGTTCTTGACTTTACAACTTATGCAGATGGAACTACTCATGTTTTTTATCAGACTGATGTAGATCCCCAATCGCCTGACTTTACTTTCAACCTATATGGTACTAATATTGATAATCTTGTTGTCCAAGATGAAAATGGGACACTACTCTCCAGTAAAATAAATGCAAACACAGTAACAGTAGCAACACTAGGATCATCTACTATAAAGGTGGATTATGACACACCAGATCTAATATCAAAAAATGGAAAGACATGGACTTTTCATGTAAATTCTGAAACTGATTATTCTATACTTTTACCAAAAAATACTGTGATTGTTGGAATGAGTGCATCTCCCTTGAACATGCAGATAGTTGACGGTCAATCACTTATTTCACTACCAAGTGGATCATCTGATATCAATTACATCTTTGGTGTGCTTGGTACAAGTCAAACTGCTACTCTGGCAATTCAAAAAGCTCAAGATTTTATCAGCACAGTAAATGCTGCTGGAATACAAACTCCGCTGGCATTGGCAAAGCTTAATGAATCAAGGGCAGACTTTAATCAAGGAAAATATTCTGATGCAGAGTCCATTGCTAATCTAGCAAAGAATTTGGCTATTCAAGAGCAGCAAACTGCTAATTCAATACATGATACCAAATCCGCTGATACATTGCCAACACTTCCTTTGATTATTGGAGGCGTAATTGGTGTAGGGGTAATTGGATTTGTGGTGATGAAAAAATCTAGATCAGGCAAGAACATAATGTTGAAGGAAACTCAGGGTGATGACACTATGCCTGAGAAAGAAACAATTTACAGACTCAAGCCAGAATTACGCCAAGACGATAAGGAAATTATAGCATTTATCTCAGAAAAAGGAGGCCAGGTATACGAAAGTGAATTACGAAAAAAATTCTTGATGCCAAGAACAACTATGTGGCGTGCAGTCAAGAGACTAGAAAGAGAAGATGTTGTCGAAATAGAAAAAGTAGATCAACAAAATCTAATTAAACTCAGAAAAATGGAGGATCAGAAATGA
- a CDS encoding winged helix-turn-helix domain-containing protein, which translates to MGIIADILGVTMDGGTQGVIVSAISRRANLSHYAVLEKCQKLIDAGLVESMKADRNRLFRVTEKGIRFFQEFQRFQGVMQGLNLRY; encoded by the coding sequence ATGGGCATAATAGCCGATATCCTTGGTGTAACCATGGATGGAGGAACACAGGGAGTAATTGTTTCAGCCATATCCCGAAGAGCAAACCTATCACACTATGCTGTGCTTGAGAAATGCCAGAAGTTGATAGATGCTGGCTTGGTTGAATCTATGAAAGCAGATAGAAACAGGCTGTTTAGGGTTACTGAGAAAGGGATAAGATTCTTCCAAGAATTTCAAAGATTCCAGGGAGTAATGCAAGGACTCAATCTAAGGTATTAG
- a CDS encoding TRAM domain-containing protein, protein MSFNDSGFGESPSREYGRERRYGGGRRFGGGRRFEDNRPKPVETGKEYDVSITEISRKGDGIARVEGFVIFVKGGQVGQNAKIKITQVGGRFATADVVGEGTPQPATE, encoded by the coding sequence GTGAGCTTTAACGATAGTGGTTTTGGTGAAAGCCCAAGCCGAGAATACGGCAGAGAAAGAAGATATGGAGGTGGACGAAGATTCGGCGGTGGTCGAAGATTTGAAGACAATAGACCAAAACCAGTAGAAACTGGTAAGGAATATGATGTATCCATAACTGAAATCAGTAGAAAAGGAGACGGTATTGCAAGAGTTGAAGGTTTTGTGATATTCGTCAAAGGCGGGCAAGTAGGTCAGAACGCAAAAATAAAGATTACACAGGTAGGCGGACGATTTGCTACTGCTGATGTAGTAGGCGAAGGAACCCCACAGCCAGCTACAGAGTAG
- a CDS encoding DUF6659 family protein — MMRFAAIIDLKGNISEAIMKEGKTSLKSQKEEEHFCKQVAIRRKIRQQFDKSLGPVNYVHIERQKISQFVIYPKRKTVYVTMEPAMDIKRKLEIVELIKKKTAKL; from the coding sequence ATGATGAGATTTGCTGCTATAATAGATCTAAAAGGCAACATATCTGAAGCAATAATGAAAGAAGGTAAAACTTCTCTAAAATCACAAAAAGAAGAGGAACATTTCTGTAAGCAGGTAGCTATTAGGAGAAAAATTAGACAACAGTTTGACAAAAGCCTTGGGCCTGTAAATTATGTGCATATAGAACGACAGAAGATTTCTCAATTTGTCATATATCCTAAACGTAAGACTGTCTATGTTACAATGGAACCAGCCATGGATATAAAACGAAAGCTGGAAATTGTAGAATTGATTAAAAAGAAAACTGCAAAATTATAA
- a CDS encoding transcriptional regulator — MFDKFRKKKDDEFGSTSSGTDKASNSTGKTFQYEPRSEAGTSVMEESNFRPSEQVKIPEPIQQTRMSTNEDIGIKALMDKRTKLEEAIDYVGLMIKDLKDKRTNLEKNIEDESVDIKNLKEKLVKVGQYIEEEKQGIKALQQKRSDVEKEADDVASMITSLRERLLSIDQVVNEEGSKIAKFKESRPKAESSLT, encoded by the coding sequence ATGTTTGATAAATTCCGAAAGAAGAAGGATGACGAATTTGGATCCACTTCTTCAGGAACAGATAAAGCATCTAATTCAACAGGTAAGACTTTTCAGTATGAACCAAGATCTGAAGCGGGAACATCTGTAATGGAAGAGTCAAATTTTCGTCCTTCTGAACAAGTAAAAATACCCGAACCTATTCAACAAACTCGTATGAGCACAAATGAAGACATCGGAATAAAGGCACTAATGGATAAGAGAACCAAGTTGGAAGAAGCCATAGACTATGTAGGCCTGATGATCAAAGATCTCAAGGACAAGCGTACTAACCTAGAAAAGAACATAGAAGATGAATCAGTAGATATCAAGAATTTGAAGGAGAAACTTGTCAAAGTAGGCCAGTATATAGAAGAGGAGAAGCAAGGCATTAAGGCACTACAACAGAAGAGAAGCGATGTAGAAAAGGAAGCAGATGATGTTGCATCTATGATCACTAGCTTACGAGAAAGGCTACTTAGTATTGATCAGGTTGTAAATGAAGAGGGTTCAAAGATTGCCAAATTCAAGGAATCCAGACCAAAGGCAGAATCTTCTCTTACCTAG
- a CDS encoding MFS transporter: MLYLLPAQITAQGLSTVIPLYVLFLGGGIGEVAIVSALQNGAIAIGSLVWGKIIDRFHSKKLILVLSFFVVLICSLGMYFTSSVYILYGLVTILGFFMVARSPVTQLLVMESVQKNLWSWLFARTSIIGSLGMLTAMIIGTIGSFYFDLRPYFLICGVSSGIAMILSTTVKGDVIHIERSSIAHSLHGLRYSISNHHFVFPRIPEAYDFRHILMLFKGRVSNEIGIFYMASFFFYFGSNIYFTAWTPFLKSLKFSNSDVFLNYTIQTITMLLVFFIAPKIISIFGEERSTVLAHIPRILGVIIPGLAALFMIESLGFPITMTSACLMVIAFSIFSTSSSVIFFKSIPQGFEGKYLGVNSAVTGIGVFVGSLVTGELTKFSGYATMFFFSSAMLVVSLILYQAYFRYRLSHKIV, from the coding sequence ATGCTGTATTTGCTACCAGCTCAAATTACAGCACAAGGACTCAGTACTGTAATTCCATTATACGTTCTATTCCTAGGAGGAGGAATAGGAGAAGTTGCTATTGTGTCAGCATTACAGAATGGTGCAATAGCTATTGGATCATTAGTGTGGGGAAAGATAATAGACCGATTTCATTCCAAAAAATTGATACTTGTTCTTTCATTTTTCGTTGTTCTGATTTGTAGTTTGGGGATGTATTTTACTAGCTCAGTATACATCCTTTATGGATTAGTAACTATATTGGGTTTTTTCATGGTTGCAAGAAGCCCAGTTACACAACTTTTGGTAATGGAATCCGTGCAAAAAAATCTCTGGAGTTGGCTATTTGCAAGAACGTCAATCATTGGTAGCCTTGGCATGTTAACTGCAATGATAATTGGAACCATAGGTAGTTTCTATTTTGATCTTAGACCATATTTTTTGATATGTGGTGTGTCAAGCGGAATAGCCATGATTCTAAGTACAACTGTGAAAGGTGATGTTATTCACATAGAAAGAAGCAGTATAGCTCATTCTTTACACGGCCTACGTTATTCAATTAGCAATCACCATTTTGTCTTCCCTAGAATTCCAGAGGCATATGATTTTAGACACATACTGATGCTATTCAAAGGAAGAGTTAGCAATGAAATAGGCATATTTTACATGGCTTCATTTTTTTTCTATTTTGGAAGTAACATCTATTTTACTGCATGGACACCATTTTTGAAAAGTCTCAAGTTTTCAAATTCTGATGTATTTCTAAATTATACCATACAGACGATAACTATGTTGTTGGTATTTTTCATAGCTCCAAAAATAATTTCAATATTTGGAGAAGAGCGTTCTACTGTTTTGGCTCACATACCACGAATTTTAGGAGTAATAATTCCAGGACTTGCAGCATTATTCATGATAGAGTCTTTAGGCTTTCCTATTACCATGACATCAGCTTGCTTGATGGTAATTGCATTTTCGATTTTCAGTACATCTAGTTCAGTCATATTTTTCAAAAGTATCCCACAAGGTTTTGAGGGAAAGTATCTTGGAGTGAACAGTGCAGTAACAGGTATAGGGGTATTTGTTGGCTCTCTTGTTACAGGAGAGCTTACAAAGTTCTCAGGCTATGCAACCATGTTCTTTTTCTCCTCTGCTATGCTAGTAGTATCATTGATACTATACCAAGCATACTTCCGCTACAGACTATCACATAAGATAGTCTAG
- a CDS encoding Snf7 family protein — translation MTTFANNWQKPMAPSIGERINDVIKPKGPLKPRMENGIKRLQTQIGKLDGMITKLKQRDEKLFKRIVIATQNHDLTTSKVLSKELAEVRKVTKLLGNARIALEQIELRLSTFHDLGDTVVTIMPTIGLMKNLKSSLVKFMPEADRELTGMTEMLGGLMTDTFHSGDFGIDSSATSEESEKILQEASAVAEAAINDKLPSMPVGQESSSARYV, via the coding sequence ATGACAACATTTGCGAATAATTGGCAAAAGCCAATGGCACCAAGCATTGGTGAAAGAATTAATGATGTAATAAAACCAAAAGGTCCTCTAAAACCAAGAATGGAGAATGGAATAAAGAGACTCCAGACTCAAATTGGAAAACTCGACGGTATGATTACAAAACTAAAACAAAGAGATGAAAAACTATTCAAGAGAATTGTAATTGCTACACAAAATCATGATCTTACCACAAGTAAAGTTTTATCAAAAGAATTAGCTGAAGTCCGAAAAGTAACAAAGCTTTTAGGAAATGCTAGAATTGCTCTAGAACAGATTGAGCTTAGATTAAGCACATTCCATGACTTGGGTGATACAGTAGTAACCATAATGCCTACAATAGGCCTTATGAAGAATCTCAAATCTTCTCTAGTCAAATTCATGCCAGAGGCTGACCGTGAGCTAACTGGAATGACTGAAATGCTTGGAGGTCTTATGACTGACACATTCCATAGTGGAGACTTTGGAATAGATTCTAGTGCCACAAGCGAAGAGTCAGAAAAGATTCTACAAGAGGCATCAGCAGTAGCAGAGGCAGCAATCAACGACAAACTGCCTTCAATGCCTGTTGGTCAGGAATCTTCTTCAGCACGCTACGTCTAG